From one Streptomyces sp. Q6 genomic stretch:
- a CDS encoding HTTM domain-containing protein has product MSAPARTVESRIGAAAQKITATALGPYQSAVIRIGFAGTWLLFLLREFPHRQELYGPDGPWGWDMAQQLVADNHAFTALMWSDSQVWFACVYVGAMLVAALLMVGWRTRTMSVLFMIGVLSLQNRSVFVGDGGDNVIHLMSIYLIFTRCGQVWSLDARRRARGADRIAEDRVGPVLWWAVGLALSALTFTGEVSGGWLSLFWALWAVQGVWWYLDRRAPHGDPRLLCDVVANLAHNAALLVIMVEACLIYATAGWYKIQGSRWQDGTAVYYPLHLDYFSPWPALGDLLTAYGPMVLLVTYGTVAVQVAFPFTVFNRRVKNVLLVLMITEHLFIAVALGLPFFSLAMITADAVFLPTSFLRRVGGWAARARGRVLDRTKSAAVPGQRTADGAEPAVEETSAART; this is encoded by the coding sequence ATGAGCGCCCCCGCCCGGACGGTCGAGTCGAGGATCGGCGCCGCGGCGCAGAAGATCACCGCGACCGCGCTCGGCCCGTACCAGAGCGCCGTGATCCGCATCGGGTTCGCCGGCACCTGGCTGCTGTTCCTGCTGCGCGAGTTCCCGCACCGCCAGGAGCTCTACGGGCCCGACGGGCCCTGGGGCTGGGACATGGCGCAGCAACTCGTCGCGGACAACCACGCGTTCACCGCATTGATGTGGTCCGACAGCCAGGTCTGGTTCGCGTGCGTCTACGTGGGCGCGATGCTGGTCGCCGCCCTGCTGATGGTGGGCTGGCGCACCCGCACCATGTCGGTGCTGTTCATGATCGGCGTGCTGTCGCTCCAGAACCGCAGCGTCTTCGTGGGCGACGGCGGCGACAACGTCATCCACCTCATGTCGATCTACCTGATCTTCACGCGCTGCGGGCAGGTCTGGTCGCTGGACGCACGGCGCCGCGCGCGCGGGGCGGACCGGATCGCCGAGGACCGGGTCGGGCCCGTCCTGTGGTGGGCCGTCGGTCTCGCGCTCTCCGCGCTCACCTTCACGGGCGAGGTGAGCGGCGGCTGGCTGAGCCTCTTCTGGGCGCTGTGGGCCGTGCAGGGCGTGTGGTGGTACCTCGACCGCCGTGCCCCGCACGGGGATCCGCGGCTGCTGTGCGACGTCGTCGCCAACCTCGCGCACAACGCGGCACTGTTGGTGATCATGGTCGAGGCGTGTCTGATCTACGCGACGGCGGGCTGGTACAAGATCCAGGGAAGCCGCTGGCAGGACGGCACGGCCGTCTACTACCCGCTGCACCTGGACTACTTCTCGCCGTGGCCCGCCCTGGGCGACCTGCTGACGGCGTACGGCCCGATGGTGCTCCTCGTGACGTACGGGACGGTCGCCGTCCAGGTCGCCTTCCCGTTCACGGTCTTCAACCGGCGCGTCAAGAACGTCCTGCTGGTGCTGATGATCACGGAGCACCTGTTCATCGCCGTCGCGCTCGGGCTGCCGTTCTTCTCGCTCGCGATGATCACCGCCGACGCGGTGTTCCTGCCGACGTCCTTCTTGCGACGCGTCGGCGGATGGGCGGCACGCGCGCGTGGTCGCGTGCTCGACCGTACGAAGAGTGCGGCCGTGCCCGGTCAGCGCACGGCGGACGGCGCCGAACCGGCCGTGGAGGAGACGTCCGCGGCGCGCACGTAG
- a CDS encoding TrmH family RNA methyltransferase has translation MSEASTEDGTRHEGPEGAVRAWRRLADAAVLLDGFHALKHALRFGADVPVALATDRAAALALAADLAPDVVRDLDALLVEVPDATLRGLVPRLHPTGVAALAGRPARADHLAALGRTGRTTPVVVLDNPRNLGNAGAVIRLAAGFGAAGVVTTGSLDPWHPTVVRGGAGLHFATAVERLAVDELPAGPLYALDPEGADIRGLKLPDDALLAFGSERSGLSADLRARADQLVSLPMRPQVSSYNLATSVGMTLFHWSAHSTHAPQQNVAPE, from the coding sequence ATGAGCGAGGCGAGCACGGAGGACGGGACGCGGCACGAGGGTCCTGAAGGCGCCGTACGCGCCTGGCGGCGGCTGGCCGACGCCGCGGTGCTCCTGGACGGTTTCCACGCCCTCAAGCACGCGCTGCGCTTCGGCGCCGACGTCCCCGTCGCGCTCGCCACCGACCGGGCGGCCGCGCTCGCCCTGGCCGCGGACCTGGCCCCCGATGTCGTACGGGACCTGGACGCGCTGCTCGTGGAGGTCCCGGACGCCACCTTGCGGGGGCTCGTGCCGCGGCTGCACCCCACCGGCGTCGCCGCGCTCGCCGGACGCCCCGCGCGCGCCGACCACCTCGCGGCGCTCGGCAGGACCGGGCGGACCACGCCCGTCGTCGTCCTCGACAACCCGCGCAACCTCGGCAACGCGGGCGCCGTCATCCGGCTCGCCGCCGGTTTCGGGGCGGCCGGTGTCGTCACGACGGGCAGCCTCGACCCCTGGCACCCCACGGTCGTCCGGGGCGGGGCCGGGCTGCACTTCGCGACCGCCGTCGAGCGGCTCGCGGTCGACGAACTGCCCGCGGGACCGCTGTACGCGCTCGACCCCGAGGGCGCCGACATCCGTGGCCTGAAGCTGCCGGACGACGCGCTGCTCGCCTTCGGGTCCGAGCGCAGCGGCCTCTCCGCGGACCTACGCGCGCGTGCCGACCAGTTGGTGTCGCTGCCGATGCGGCCCCAGGTCTCCAGCTACAACCTGGCCACGAGCGTCGGCATGACGCTGTTCCACTGGAGCGCGCACAGCACGCACGCGCCCCAGCAGAACGTCGCGCCTGAGTAG